The Candidatus Uhrbacteria bacterium CG10_big_fil_rev_8_21_14_0_10_50_16 genome window below encodes:
- a CDS encoding histone, protein CKRKPAAKKAAPKRKAAAKRKPAAKKAAPKRKAAKRKPAAKRKK, encoded by the coding sequence TGCAAGCGAAAGCCTGCTGCGAAGAAAGCTGCTCCTAAGCGAAAGGCTGCTGCAAAGCGAAAGCCTGCTGCGAAGAAAGCTGCTCCTAAGCGAAAGGCTGCTAAGCGAAAACCCGCTGCAAAGCGAAAGAAATAG
- a CDS encoding UTP--glucose-1-phosphate uridylyltransferase — protein sequence MQSSPHLLIQTPMNNRPITKAVFLVAGMGTRALPASKAMPKEMFPIVDKPILQYIVEEFVEAGIKDIIFVTSNGKAAIENHFDRNFELEYRLEQSGKTELLAKVKNVGKLANFAYVRQDKPLGDGHALLAAIPFIDEGEAVAVCYGDDLIEGTSGPAIGQLMDVYNEFGGCVTLVEDVGIDRVERFGVIDGEPVNDVAWKVSKFVEKPAKKDAPSTYAHIGREILTTEYINVLKNEPKDASGEIRLANAFDSYIKTGGTLHARILDGTWWDCGTNLAYAKTSIAYALKHADMKDDILAYMRSLIDQA from the coding sequence ATGCAATCATCCCCACATCTACTGATTCAAACACCTATGAACAATCGACCAATCACCAAAGCCGTGTTCCTTGTCGCCGGTATGGGAACACGCGCACTCCCTGCCTCAAAAGCCATGCCAAAAGAGATGTTTCCTATTGTCGACAAGCCTATTTTGCAATATATCGTCGAGGAGTTTGTAGAGGCTGGCATTAAAGACATTATCTTTGTAACGTCCAACGGTAAGGCAGCCATTGAAAATCACTTTGATCGCAACTTTGAGTTAGAGTATCGCTTGGAGCAATCCGGAAAAACAGAGCTCCTCGCCAAAGTAAAAAACGTAGGCAAGCTCGCGAACTTTGCGTACGTGCGACAAGACAAGCCCCTGGGTGACGGACACGCGCTACTCGCAGCCATCCCGTTTATTGACGAAGGTGAGGCCGTGGCCGTGTGTTATGGAGACGATTTGATTGAAGGCACGTCGGGTCCGGCGATTGGTCAGCTCATGGATGTTTACAATGAGTTCGGGGGGTGTGTGACGCTCGTGGAAGATGTGGGAATTGATCGCGTAGAGCGTTTTGGTGTGATTGATGGCGAACCCGTAAACGACGTTGCATGGAAAGTGAGTAAGTTTGTGGAGAAACCCGCAAAGAAGGATGCACCCTCTACCTACGCGCACATTGGGCGTGAGATTCTCACGACAGAATATATCAACGTATTGAAGAATGAACCAAAAGACGCCTCGGGTGAGATCCGACTCGCAAACGCTTTTGATTCCTACATCAAAACCGGTGGTACCCTACACGCGCGTATCTTGGATGGAACCTGGTGGGATTGCGGCACCAACCTCGCCTATGCAAAAACCTCCATAGCCTACGCACTCAAACATGCAGACATGAAGGACGACATCCTTGCTTACATGCGTTCGCTTATTGACCAAGCCTAA
- a CDS encoding F420-0--gamma-glutamyl ligase, whose protein sequence is MKNSITIGKHKNKSIHVGGRSYDRLPIKTPLITKEHNLVDVCVSGTKSLMQQDDILFVSEKIVAISQGRAYPLMHIHPRPLAVWLSQYVSKSPNGIGLASPYTMELAFKQAGVARMLLATVASALTRPFGIHGVFYLVAGNSVNAIDGPCDFAIPPYNHYAKMAPQKPSRVAKELKRELGFDVVVIDANDLGVNILGKSSRKISTRFCKELFKDNPMGQSTEQTPICIVRLAA, encoded by the coding sequence ATGAAAAACAGCATCACTATTGGAAAACACAAAAACAAGTCCATCCATGTGGGAGGCCGTTCTTATGATCGATTGCCTATCAAGACGCCCCTTATTACAAAGGAGCATAATCTCGTGGACGTGTGTGTAAGCGGCACGAAATCCTTGATGCAACAGGATGATATTTTGTTTGTGAGCGAGAAGATCGTAGCTATTAGTCAGGGCCGCGCGTATCCGTTGATGCATATTCACCCGCGTCCTCTTGCGGTGTGGCTGAGCCAGTACGTTTCAAAATCTCCAAACGGTATTGGACTCGCGAGCCCCTATACCATGGAACTTGCATTTAAACAGGCTGGTGTAGCACGTATGTTATTGGCGACTGTTGCCTCTGCGCTTACGCGACCATTTGGAATTCATGGAGTCTTTTATTTGGTGGCGGGTAACAGTGTAAACGCGATCGATGGTCCTTGTGACTTTGCGATCCCGCCTTATAATCACTATGCAAAAATGGCTCCACAGAAACCAAGCCGCGTGGCCAAGGAACTCAAGCGCGAGCTCGGGTTTGACGTGGTAGTGATCGATGCAAATGATCTTGGCGTCAATATTCTTGGTAAGTCGAGCCGTAAAATTTCTACACGTTTTTGTAAGGAGTTGTTTAAGGACAATCCTATGGGACAGAGCACCGAGCAAACGCCGATTTGTATTGTGCGTCTTGCGGCTTAG
- a CDS encoding TspO protein, producing MTLKSSLQLVASILICEFVGIAGSLFTFSSVNNWYTTLATPALNPPGWVFGPVWTLLYALMGIAVFLIWQKRTKRTSHNRALAVFAAQLVLNGIWTPIFFGAHNLGLAFIDIVLLLLAIVWTIVEFYKISRPAAYLLLPYAAWVSFATYLNLALWLLN from the coding sequence ATGACACTCAAATCCTCCCTTCAGCTCGTTGCCTCTATACTTATCTGTGAATTTGTTGGAATTGCTGGATCGTTGTTTACGTTCTCGTCCGTTAATAATTGGTACACCACGCTCGCCACACCAGCGCTCAATCCTCCAGGCTGGGTCTTTGGTCCGGTGTGGACACTGCTCTACGCGCTCATGGGCATCGCCGTGTTCTTGATCTGGCAGAAACGCACAAAACGCACATCGCACAATCGCGCATTGGCCGTGTTTGCCGCGCAGCTCGTCCTTAATGGTATCTGGACACCCATCTTTTTTGGCGCACACAACCTTGGACTCGCATTTATTGACATCGTCTTATTACTCCTTGCGATTGTTTGGACCATTGTGGAGTTTTACAAAATCTCTCGCCCAGCCGCATATCTCCTCCTACCCTATGCGGCTTGGGTGAGTTTTGCAACGTATCTTAACTTGGCTCTTTGGCTGTTAAATTAA
- a CDS encoding Holliday junction branch migration DNA helicase RuvB, whose protein sequence is MSALPADPFAPVVTDEAPANPVVANTLTQEEEVFDVGLRPQKLQEFIGQQPLKDNLSILIEAARRREEPMDHVLFYGNPGLGKTTLAHIIANEAEVNIKVTSGPSLTRVGDLAAILTNLKRGDILFIDEIHRMSKAIEEVLYPAMEDYVLDLIVGKGPSARTIRLSLEPFTIIGATTRASLLSSPLRDRFGATYHLEFYNEVDMRQIIDRSAQLLDVTIDADALNSIAGRARRTPRIANRLLRRVRDYAQVKHDGHISPTIAEAAMDALAVDPHGLNSVDRLILTTIINTFQGGPVGLKTLAAASAEDEQTIEEMYEPYLLQLGLLNRTSRGRIATSRAYQLLGIQQPPTA, encoded by the coding sequence ATGTCAGCCCTTCCTGCCGATCCATTTGCCCCCGTCGTGACAGACGAGGCACCGGCCAACCCCGTTGTTGCAAACACCCTCACACAAGAGGAGGAGGTTTTTGATGTCGGTCTACGCCCACAGAAGCTTCAAGAATTTATTGGGCAACAGCCATTAAAGGATAACCTCTCGATTCTCATCGAGGCAGCACGTCGTCGCGAAGAACCCATGGATCACGTGCTCTTTTACGGAAATCCCGGACTCGGAAAAACAACACTTGCCCATATTATTGCTAACGAGGCCGAAGTCAATATTAAGGTTACGAGTGGTCCGTCGCTCACACGTGTAGGAGATCTGGCGGCTATTCTCACCAATCTCAAACGCGGAGATATTCTATTTATCGACGAAATTCACCGCATGAGCAAGGCCATTGAGGAAGTACTCTACCCCGCCATGGAAGACTACGTGCTGGATCTTATTGTCGGCAAAGGACCGTCGGCGCGCACCATTCGATTAAGTTTGGAACCGTTTACCATTATTGGCGCCACAACACGCGCAAGTCTCCTCTCTTCTCCGTTACGAGATCGATTTGGAGCCACGTATCACTTAGAGTTTTACAACGAGGTCGACATGCGGCAGATCATTGATCGGTCGGCGCAGTTGTTGGATGTAACCATCGACGCAGATGCGCTCAACTCCATTGCCGGTCGTGCACGCAGAACGCCTCGTATTGCCAATCGCCTCCTGCGCCGCGTGCGCGATTATGCGCAAGTCAAACACGATGGACACATTAGCCCCACCATCGCCGAGGCCGCCATGGACGCGCTCGCTGTGGATCCGCATGGACTCAATAGTGTGGATCGACTCATCCTCACGACCATCATTAACACATTCCAGGGTGGTCCGGTGGGGCTCAAAACACTCGCCGCTGCAAGTGCTGAGGACGAGCAAACGATTGAGGAAATGTATGAACCGTACTTATTACAACTTGGTCTGTTGAATCGCACCTCACGCGGTCGCATTGCCACCTCGCGTGCCTATCAACTACTCGGTATTCAACAACCACCAACCGCCTGA